One part of the SAR324 cluster bacterium genome encodes these proteins:
- a CDS encoding inorganic phosphate transporter, with protein MTIETLFLLSSGLFLGWSLGANDAGNVFGTAVGSRMIRFSTAVVVCSIFIVLGAVWSGEGVSRGLVELGSVNVLGGAFMVALAAAIAVFLMLRTGIQVSTTQALIGSLLGWNAFAGVATDITVFLQVVSTWVLGPLLAAGMAMAMMWTAKLILRNSRIGLIRLDGYMRLALLGSGALGAYSLGANNIANVVAVFLPSQPFPALSWQGFESSPTQLLLLVGGIAMASGVLTYSRRTIELVGSGLANLSPLAAWVCVSAHSLVLLLFASASLKAWLDSMGLPSLPLVPISSSQAILGAILGVGLLRGGREVNWGTVGRVALGWLITPLVASLLCFLGLFILQNVFLLQVVGG; from the coding sequence ATGACAATAGAAACTCTCTTCCTACTGAGCAGCGGACTATTTCTTGGCTGGTCACTTGGCGCCAATGACGCAGGCAACGTCTTTGGAACCGCAGTCGGCAGTCGAATGATCCGTTTTTCGACAGCTGTGGTGGTTTGTAGTATTTTTATAGTGCTTGGCGCCGTCTGGAGTGGGGAAGGTGTTTCGAGAGGGTTGGTTGAATTGGGCTCAGTGAATGTGCTTGGTGGGGCTTTCATGGTAGCTCTGGCCGCAGCGATTGCTGTTTTTTTGATGCTGCGAACTGGGATTCAGGTTTCGACCACACAGGCCTTGATCGGTTCTTTGCTGGGTTGGAATGCCTTTGCAGGGGTTGCAACCGATATCACTGTTTTTTTACAGGTTGTCTCCACCTGGGTACTTGGGCCTCTGCTGGCTGCAGGGATGGCGATGGCAATGATGTGGACAGCAAAGTTGATCTTGCGAAATAGTCGAATTGGGTTGATTCGTCTGGATGGCTATATGCGGCTGGCCTTGCTCGGTTCTGGAGCGCTGGGTGCGTATAGCCTAGGCGCTAACAACATTGCAAATGTCGTTGCGGTCTTTCTGCCATCGCAGCCTTTCCCTGCTCTTAGCTGGCAGGGCTTTGAAAGCTCACCAACCCAGCTATTGCTGCTGGTTGGTGGGATAGCGATGGCCTCTGGAGTGTTGACCTACTCCCGAAGGACCATTGAATTGGTTGGGTCTGGCCTGGCAAATCTGTCGCCCTTGGCGGCTTGGGTGTGTGTCAGTGCTCATTCCCTGGTCCTGCTGCTTTTTGCTTCAGCCAGTTTGAAAGCTTGGTTGGATTCAATGGGTCTGCCCTCACTACCCTTGGTGCCGATTTCCAGCTCTCAGGCAATCTTGGGGGCCATCCTTGGAGTGGGCTTGTTGCGTGGTGGGCGGGAAGTCAATTGGGGAACAGTTGGGAGAGTGGCTTTAGGTTGGTTAATTACACCACTGGTCGCAAGTCTGCTTTGCTTTTTGGGACTCTTTATCCTCCAAAATGTCTTCTTACTTCAGGTAGTGGGTGGCTGA